A window from Sphingobacterium hotanense encodes these proteins:
- a CDS encoding alanine/glycine:cation symporter family protein: MQVLNFINIIYIIILLNRSSFYILQPSSMEILQKIVDNIYKLVWSELLVYLCLLTGTYFTIRFRLPQLRYLNEMIRLLFSGKASSKGISSFQAFSLAISGRVGTGNIAGVATAIGMGGPGAIFWMWVIAFVGSASAIVEATLGQLYKQEINGEYRGGPAYYIHYGLKNKAFAIIFAVVTIVSTGFLLPSVQSNSIAVAMDTAFGTSGFVTAGILIILMGLIIVGGVKRIGKVSELVVPFMAGIYILMALVIIGINYQEIPSVFSLIFRSAFSLDATFGGIVGAAISWGVKRGIYSNEAGQGTAPHAAAAAEVDHPFKQGLVQGFSVYVDTLFVCTATALMILFTGQYNVQGADGNFIIENLKGIEMGPTFTQMAVSLHFPLLGSSFVAIALAFFAFTTIMAYYYIAETNVNFLFQEQKNSLYIWGLRFLLLVSIFQGCITTASTAWQLGDIGVGLMAWLNILAILLLHKKVVLLEQDYAMQKSVGQNPRFYNKTYNIPNVPIWESKK, translated from the coding sequence TTGCAGGTATTAAACTTTATAAATATAATCTATATAATAATTCTACTTAATCGGTCATCTTTTTATATTTTGCAGCCATCGTCTATGGAAATACTGCAAAAAATCGTTGATAATATCTATAAGTTGGTTTGGTCGGAATTATTGGTTTACCTCTGTCTTTTGACAGGAACCTATTTTACAATTCGTTTCCGATTGCCTCAATTGCGCTACCTCAATGAAATGATTCGTCTATTATTCTCGGGTAAAGCATCGTCAAAAGGCATTTCATCTTTCCAAGCTTTTTCCTTGGCAATATCTGGCCGGGTAGGAACAGGAAACATTGCCGGAGTAGCAACAGCCATAGGGATGGGAGGCCCAGGAGCAATATTTTGGATGTGGGTCATAGCCTTTGTTGGGAGTGCCTCAGCCATTGTCGAGGCCACATTAGGTCAGCTATATAAACAAGAAATTAATGGCGAATATCGAGGCGGTCCAGCTTATTATATTCACTATGGCTTGAAAAACAAAGCTTTTGCTATAATTTTTGCAGTTGTAACCATCGTAAGCACAGGCTTCCTATTACCTAGCGTCCAATCAAACAGCATCGCTGTAGCCATGGATACTGCATTTGGCACTTCAGGATTTGTAACCGCTGGGATATTAATTATTCTCATGGGACTCATTATAGTTGGAGGGGTAAAACGCATTGGGAAGGTTTCTGAATTAGTCGTTCCTTTTATGGCAGGTATTTATATTTTAATGGCACTCGTGATCATTGGCATCAACTATCAAGAAATTCCATCCGTATTTTCTCTGATTTTCCGATCTGCCTTCAGTTTGGACGCTACCTTTGGCGGTATCGTAGGCGCCGCCATTTCTTGGGGTGTAAAGAGAGGAATTTACAGTAACGAAGCTGGGCAAGGCACCGCACCGCACGCTGCTGCGGCGGCTGAAGTAGATCATCCCTTCAAACAGGGGCTTGTTCAAGGATTTTCGGTTTATGTCGACACACTGTTCGTATGTACGGCCACGGCCTTGATGATATTATTTACGGGACAATACAACGTTCAGGGTGCAGATGGTAATTTTATCATTGAAAATTTGAAAGGTATTGAAATGGGCCCCACATTTACCCAAATGGCCGTTTCTCTCCACTTTCCGCTATTAGGAAGTTCTTTTGTAGCGATTGCCTTAGCATTTTTTGCATTTACTACCATTATGGCGTATTATTATATCGCCGAAACAAATGTTAACTTTCTATTCCAGGAACAAAAGAACAGCCTATATATTTGGGGATTACGCTTCTTGCTATTAGTTTCAATTTTCCAAGGCTGTATAACGACAGCATCTACAGCATGGCAATTGGGCGACATCGGTGTTGGGTTGATGGCCTGGCTCAACATTCTTGCAATTCTATTACTCCATAAAAAAGTAGTTCTTTTAGAACAAGATTATGCTATGCAAAAAAGCGTAGGTCAAAATCCTCGATTTTATAACAAAACCTATAATATACCGAATGTTCCTATTTGGGAATCTAAAAAATAA